One genomic window of Punica granatum isolate Tunisia-2019 chromosome 1, ASM765513v2, whole genome shotgun sequence includes the following:
- the LOC116211335 gene encoding MND1-interacting protein 1-like — protein MSCSVRGKHVRAGRRLRSVKLPPQPAMDSSPALSIDYPSPIPKTMIDPNHNPDNCQLCLNPSPVPSPNPTLNFDDAGGGWGYCTEEQLEDILMKNLEFFYNEALSRLVSLGYDEDTALRAVLRNGYCYGGMDVLTNILHNALAYLKRISDSSGSGTGDDASNGENEYVFSDLRHLQEYSLAGMVCLMQQLRPHLSRGDAMWCLLMSDLHVGRASAIEIPIVAPQSSGSDGLASNTSLEGSSSSSAAAVGVPAPQSRRFHSGWGFGNNGVSEFPSNESFPDIECPKRFNLSPAMKALLKRNVAEFAAGFRSNSKYALQPQPQAGPSSLSTGEGGVVSVVGLSGESKSSKTLDSMNSVLSKFQELKLDEKLGPVTGDQKDEMILSLLHKIKDLERQVKERKEWAHEKAMQAAKKLSSDLTELKVLRMEMEETQRLKKGKQTLEETTMKRLSEMEDALRKASGQVDRANAAVRRLETENAEIRAEMEASKLSASESVTSCLEVAKREKKCLKRLLAWERQKTKLQEEIDEEKGKISELRLELVQLDRDSKEAEVKWKQVVKEKELTLAQVEEERRSKEATEASNKRKLEALRLKIEIDFQRHKDDLKRLEQELSRLRSSVQSTDHSNNNSNLSSASQTAKFEAAKPKGGSIARLLNQLDSMEDSTEINVDRRCLLCKKHEVSVVFLPCAHQVICSKCSENYGKKGKATCPCCRVLIEKKIRVFGASS, from the exons GTTGCAGTGTGAGAGGGAAGCACGTCAGAGCCGGTCGACGCCTGCGATCGGTGAAGCTGCCGCCGCAGCCGGCGATGGACAGCTCTCCCGCCCTCTCCATCGACTATCCCTCCCCTATCCCCAAAACCATGATCGATCCCAATCACAACCCCGACAATTGCCAGCTCTGCCTCAACCCTAGCCCCGTCCCCAGCCCTAACCCTACCCTCAATTTCGACGACGCCGGCGGCGGCTGGGGCTACTGCACCGAGGAACAATTGGAGGACATCCTCATGAAGAACCTCGAGTTCTTCTACAACGAGGCCCTGTCCAGGCTCGTCAGCCTCGGCTACGACGAGGACACCGCCCTGAGGGCCGTCCTTAGGAACGGCTATTGCTACGGAGGTATGGACGTCTTGACGAATATACTGCACAACGCATTGGCTTATCTGAAACGAATCTCTGACAGTAGCGGTAGTGGCACTGGCGATGATGCCAGCAATGGTGAAAATGAGTATGTCTTTTCGGATTTGCGGCACTTGCAAGAATACTCTCTGGCGGGGATGGTGTGTTTAATGCAGCAGCTCAGGCCTCATTTGAGCCGGGGAGATGCAATGTGGTGTCTCCTCATGAGTGATCTCCATGTGGGCCGGGCGAGCGCGATAGAGATCCCCATTGTTGCTCCTCAGTCGTCGGGCAGTGACGGCCTAGCCTCCAATACTAGTCTTGAGGGTAGTTCTTCTAGCAGTGCTGCTGCTGTCGGTGTCCCAGCTCCCCAATCCCGCCGATTTCACAGCGGATGGGGCTTTGGGAACAATGGGGTATCAGAGTTTCCAAGCAATGAGTCTTTTCCCGACATTGAGTGTCCCAAGAGGTTTAATCTCTCACCTGCAATGAAGGCACTTTTGAAGAGGAATGTCGCTGAGTTTGCTGCAGGATTTCGATCAAACTCAAAGTATGCCCTGCAGCCACAACCTCAGGCTGGGCCGAGCTCTTTGTCCACTGGAGAGGGAGGAGTTGTTTCGGTCGTCGGACTGAGTGGGGAGTCGAAGAGTTCTAAGACCCTAGATTCGATGAACTCTGTCTTGAGTAAATTCCAGGAATTAAAACTTGATGAGAAATTGGGGCCTGTGACGGGGGATCAGAAGGATGAGATGATATTGTCTCTTCTTCATAAGATAAAGGATCTCGAGAGGCAAGTGAAGGAGAGGAAGGAGTGGGCACATGAGAAGGCAATGCAGGCAGCTAAGAAGCTGAGCAGTGATCTGACTGAACTAAAGGTCTTGAGaatggagatggaggagaCTCAGAGGCTGAAGAAAGGTAAGCAAACACTGGAGGAAACTACAATGAAGAGACTCTCTGAAATGGAGGATGCTTTGAGGAAGGCAAGTGGGCAAGTGGACCGTGCTAATGCTGCGGTTAGACGACTTGAGACAGAAAATGCAGAGATTAGAGCAGAGATGGAGGCTTCTAAATTGAGTGCATCAGAGTCGGTAACCTCTTGTCTGGAGGTGGCAAAGAGGGAAAAGAAATGCCTGAAAAGACTCCTGGCTTGGGAGAGACAGAAGACAAAGTTGCAGGAGGAGATTGATgaggaaaaagggaaaatttcTGAGTTACGGCTAGAGTTAGTTCAACTGGACCGGGATTCAAAAGAAGCGGAG GTGAAGTGGAAGCAGGTGGTGAAGGAGAAGGAACTCACCTTGGCACAAGTGGAGGAGGAACGTCGCTCCAAGGAAGCTACGGAAGCCAGCAATAAACGAAAACTCGAGGCCCTTCGCTTAAAGATAGAGATAGATTTTCAGCGCCACAAGGACGATCTCAAAAGACTGGAGCAGGAGCTCTCTCGCTTAAGATCCTCAGTGCAATCAACTGAtcatagtaataataatagcaATCTTTCAAGTGCCTCACAGACAGCAAAGTTTGAGGCAGCAAAGCCGAAGGGAGGATCGATTGCCCGGTTGCTCAATCAGTTAGATAGCATGGAGGACTCTACTGAAATCAATGTAGATAGACGGTGCCTGCTGTGTAAGAAGCATGAAGTCTCTGTCGTCTTCCTGCCCTGCGCCCACCAAGTTATTTGCAGCAAGTGCAGTGAAAACTATGGGAAGAAGGGCAAAGCTACTTGCCCTTGTTGTCGTGTTCTGATCGAAAAAAAGATCCGGGTCTTTGGTGCGAGCTCGTAG